Sequence from the Pontibacter pudoricolor genome:
AGTGTAATCACATTAAACTTTTCGTCTGTCACATCACTAAGATCTGTAGCTATAGTTGTTCTTGCAGATTCTGCTGCCAATTCTCTGGCCTTTTCGTTTGGTTCTACTCCCTGTACTTTCCAGCCATCTTTTTTGCAGGCTGTCAGAAATACACCTGTACCACAACCATAATCTAAAAGGGATCCTTTGGCAGGAGCGTAGCGGTTTATAAGTTCTACTTTCTGCTTGGTTGTAATGGAGCGCACTACATGGTAAGCCCTGTTTATAATTCCTGTCTTAGTATTGCTATGCGAGATATATTCTTCTGACTCGTAATAGCTTCCTATACTCTCTATATCTGGCCGAGGGTTTGTGAACTTAAATGTACAGTTCTCGCACTCCACGATAACAAAGCTTTCCTTCGAAACCGAATTATCTGTTACTACTAAAAAGTTTTTGAATTCTTCTTTGCCGCAGATCGGGCATTGCTCCAGTCTTTCGTAGCTCATTTATTTTCCCAGGTATACCATCAGTACCGAAATATCAGCAGGAGAAACGCCACTAATTCTGGATGCCTGGCCTATAGTTTCAGGCTGTACCTTCAATAGTTTCTCTTTCGCTTCTGCTGATAATGCCGGTATGTTACGGTAGTTGATTCTGTCTTTTATAATATAGTTTTCGAGTTCGCCCATTTTCGCAGCCATCGTGTATTCCTTCTCGATATAGCTTTCATACTTAACGGCAATTTCGGCCTGCTCTACACTATCAGGTTTAAACTTACTCAAATATTCTCTAACGGAAGGTACTGCTGCAGCAATATGTTGTATCTCGATATTTGGGCGCTTAATTAACTGCCCGGCCCGCTGCTTTTCTACAATTTGAGCCGATCCAATTTCTGCGAGCATACTGTTGATATCTCCTGGCTCTAACGGCTTATTATTTAAGTAAGCGATGATTTCGGCTGTTTCTTCTATCTTCTTTTCCACAGCTTTTAACCTGCTTTCGTCAGCCAAACCTAATGCATAACCAAGCTTCGTTAAGCGAATATCTGCGTTATCCTGGCGTAGCAAAATACGGTGCTCGGCACGTGATGTAAACATACGGTATGGCTCTTCGGTCCCTTTGTTCACCAGGTCATCGATCAATACACCAATGTACGCTTCTGATCTTTTTAATACGAACGGAGCTTTTTCGTTTATCTTATTGTGTGCGTTTATACCTGCCATCAATCCCTGGCAAGCTGCTTCCTCGTAACCGGTTGTACCGTTTATCTGGCCCGCAAAATACAGGTTCTCTACCAGCTTGGTTTCCAGTGTCAGGTTCAGTTGAGTTGGCGGGAAAAAGTCGTACTCAATTGCATAACCTGGTCGGAACATTTTCGCGTTTTCAAATCCTACGATCTTACGCAATGCTTTTAATTGCACATCCTCAGGCAGCGAACTGGAGAAACCATTTACATACACTTCCACAGTACTCCATCCTTCCGGCTCCACAAAAATCTGGTGGCGGTCACGGTCGGCAAAACGGTTGATCTTATCTTCTATACTAGGGCAGTAACGCGGACCTAATCCCTGAATACGTCCCTGGAACATGGGAGACTTTTCAAAACCGGTCTTTAAAATCTCGTGTACTTCAGTGTTGGTATAAGTAATGTAGCAGCTGCGTTGTTGTGCAAGCGGAGTAGTTTCGGTGTAAGAGAATTTGGATGGGTTCTCATCTCCGAACTGTTCTTCCATGCGGCTATAGTCCAGCGAACGGCCATCTACACGCGGAGGTGTTCCGGTTTTCATTCGGCCAGCTTCAAAGCCTAATTCCACCAGTTGCTCAGTCAACCCTTTTGCAGATTTTTCAGCAGCTCTGCCACCGCCCAACTGGCGTTCACCGATGTGGATAATACCATTCAAAAAGGTGCCGTTCGTTAAAACTACAGCCTTTGATCGTATAGTTATCCCCAGGCTTGTGCGTACCCCAACAGCTCTCCCCTGCTCTACTTCTATAGCTGTAACCATCTCCTGCCAGAAGTCAACGTTCTCAGTTTGCTCCAGGGTCAGTCGCCATGTTTCAGCAAAGCGCATGCGGTCGCTTTGTGCGCGCGGGCTCCACATAGCTGGCCCCTTAGACTTGTTAAGCATTCTGAACTGGATCATGGTCTGGTCAGTAATGATACCGCTCATTCCACCAAGTGCATCTACCTCACGTACGATCTGGCCTTTTGCTACGCCACCCATTGCCGGGTTGCATGACATCTGCGCAATCGTGTTCATGTTCATGGTGGCCAATAAAACTTTTGAGCCCATTTTAGCAGCTGCAGCGGCGGCCTCACAACCTGCGTGGCCTGCCCCTACAACTATAATATCGTATTCTGGAAACATGTATTTCTGAATTTAGAGATGTTTCACGTGAAACATATTCTGTAGATTGGTAATTCCTTTTTGCGATTAAAATTTTCGCAAAGATAAACAAGAATCTTCTTGTTTGCGCATAAGTGCTTCCTGCTCTTCGGTTTTATCATCGTAACCAAGCAGGTGCAACACGCCATGGATAAGAACGCGGTGAAGTTCGTCCTCGAAAGGTATGCCTAAAGTTTGCGCGTTATCTTTAACGCGATCTATACTAACGAAAATATCACTTTCAACTATGCCTTCTTCATCGGCATTGTCAAAAGTGATAATATCTGTAAGGGTATCGTGATCTAAATATTCTACATTTATCTGGTGCAGGTAATCATCAGAACAGAAAATGTAAGTAAGACCAGCGAGTTCAAAATCGTGTTGCTCAATAATGGTTGCAATCCAATCAGCTACCTGCTCGGGGTTCGATAACGAAAACTCTACATCTTCGCTATAAAACTCAATTGGATGATCCATTCTGATGCATTTCGATATTAAATTTCAACTGTACCTTTTTGCCGTTATCCAGGAAGTTAACTTCATCGCAAAGGTTGCGCATCAGGAAAATGCCACGCCCTCCGGGGTTCTCCAGGTTTTCAGGAGCAGTCGGGTCAGGCAGGTTCTGGTAGTCAAAGCCAGGGCCTTCATCTTCCACTTCAAACAGGAGTTGGTTCTGCTCTACCATTAAGGTAAGATAAACGTTCTTGTCTTTATCAAACTTATTTCCGTGTCGGATAGCGTTATTCACAGACTCTGTCACAGCAACCATAATGTTGCCATAGATATCATCTTCAAACTCGAATTCTTCCTTTGAGTTGTCTATAAAACTTTCAATTACGCGGATGTTTTCGATTAAGGAAGGAATCTGAATTTTAACTTGATTCATATTAATCTTAGGTATGTAAACTATTAGGTGCTTTTTTTAAAATTTAGAGTTCTGAAAATACTCATTTACCTTTTGCTTGTAATACGGTGACAAAGCCGGTGGTATAGTTTTAAGTAATTCAGTCTGCTTTTCTTTTGCTTTAAGGTACTTCTCAAACGATGGTGGAAGTTTACGCGCAATGTCTTGTGCGGTTTTAGCTTCCCGTTTATTATCCAGCTCCCGCTCTTTCATCGACCTTTCTGCTTCCAGTAACCGGGTTAGGATCTCACGTTGCCGCATGATCGTTTGCTCAGTCAACCGTTTATTAACGAGATCAGTCTCGCTTTGTTCCATCATCCGGCTAATATTTCCCGGTTCACCCTGTTTGCCTTTTTCACCTGGTTTGGTGCCTTGTTTTTCCATCTCACGAAGGGCATTCCGGATAGCCTCCTGCTCAGCAGCTAATTTAGCTAATTCTTCAGACAGTGCCTTACCTGATTTGCCTCCTTTTTTCAAATCTTCTATTTTTTTATTCAAAGCGTCCTGCATTTCGCCTAAACCGCCCGGTTTTTTCTGATTTCCCTTCTGTTTTCCGGCCATTCCGCCCTGCATGTTCTGCATAGCTTGTTGCATTTGCTTTAAAGCGTCATTCAGCATCAGAGCCAAATTATTCATACTGGTCATGGCGAGTTGTTGTTGCGCCGTGGCTTTGCTTACATTTCTATCCCGAAGTTCCTGCATGCTGTTGTCCATGCTTTGGTTCATAGCAGCTACTTCGCGGGTCACAAACGATTGTATCTGGAATACTTTCTTAGCCAGCGAGAATAAACTGTCTTCAATTACCTTGGCATTATCGCGCAGATTTAGCTGCTCCTGCGATAGTGCAATGAAACGAGGATCGCTTTGGTTAACGCTTCGGAAAGATTTCATGAGAGCTTCCTGATCAAAAGAAAGCTTGATCAGGTTCTCCAATATATCGCGTAGGTTGTCGAGGTTCTGCTCCATGCCAGCCATACTCATGGAGTTCATCATCTGGTCCATTTGCTGTGCCATTTGCTTCATTTGCTTTCCGGCTTTCTGCTGACTCTCGCTGGCCTTTTTGTTTTGCTGTTTCTGGAGTTGCTGCTGGCTTTGCTCCATGCTCTGCTCGATCTGCTGCTCGCCCTTCTCCTGCTGTTGCTCATCCATTGAGTTCGGGTTCTCCAGCTTTTCGTTCAGCTCTTTAAGCTCATCCATTTGCTTCTTCACTTCTTCGAACTGTTCCTGAAGTTCTTTCTGCTGTTGCTGTAGTTGCTCGTTGCCTTCCTGCTTCTGTTCAGTTTTATCAGCCAGATTCTCCTGCTCTTTGGCCATGTCTTCCAGCTTCTCAGTAATGTTATCCAGCTTCTGCTCGAATTGTAGTTGCTTAAAGAGCTCCAGTGCACGTTCCAGTTCACGCTCCAGGTTCTTTTCGCGGTTATCGAGTTTACTTAGTAGTTTCTGTAACTCCGGGTCGTTGGCTTGTTTTTCCTGCAGCAGCTTTTCCAGTTCTTCGTATAGTTTCTTGGTCTCCGGGTCAAGCAGGTCGTTCATGAGCTTTTGCAGTTCCTGTGCTTTTTCGGCCAGTTGCTTGTCCTGCTCGCTTAGCATGTTCTGCTTCTTGTTCAGCTCGTTAAACATTTCCTTCATGGCGGCCAGGTCCTGCTCTAGTTGCTTTTTCTTTTCAACCAGGTCTTCCAGCTGTTTTTTATCCTGCCAGTTCAGGTCACGCTTCGTCTTTAGTTTCTCTTCCGATTTTGCCAGTTCATCCTGTAGTTTATTTGCTTTCTCCAGTGTCTTGCTTATCTGGCTTCCCACCGATTGGGCGTTACTGTTCAGTTCTTTTTCCAGCTCACGCTTGCTGGGTACTTTTAACTCGAAGGTGCGCGTGCGGGCATTTTTAGGACCGTGCATTCCATCGTTATCCCAAACCTGCACGAAGTATTCCAGCTTATCGCCGGGCTGTATGTTCAGGACAGCTGTGTTCCATTGGTAGTAATAGGCCTGGCTAACCTGGCGTGGTGCAAGTGGTAAGGCTATCGTTTTATAACCGGCCTTTGGGTTATCCTGCTTGCTGATGCGGTAATGAATTGCCAAACGGGACAAGCCATAGTCATCGGCAACATCGCCACCCAACACTAAATAGGTATAGAGAGCTGTATCCTGGAACTGTTCTAAGGTGATCTGCGGGTGTTTGTCTGCAATAGCTGTTATCTGGTACTTAATATCCTCTTTGTTAGCGCTGTACTTATTTTTGAGCTGGATACTATAGTTCTGGCTTTCGCTGATCTTTTTGCTGGCCGTAAAGTTGTTATCTGCTCTTTCAGCTTTGAGTTGTTGAGCCGGGTTGTCAAAAGAGATATCTATAGTTTCGGTTTCGGAGGCTTTAAAGTTCCACGTGAGCGTACTGCCTTCCGGTACAGTTGCGTTTCCGGTATTCTGGATCAGTTCTGGTTTGCGGTTCAGATAAGCAGGGTACTGTACCTGTAGTTCAAAGTCTTTCAGGTTAGGGCGGGAAAGCGTTTCTAAGGTATAGGTATCCGACATAAAGCCGGAGCCTTCCAGTTCAAAATCTATCGATTTGAGTGGCTGCTTAAAGGTGTAACTATAGTTGCCATCAGCAGACTTCTGCAACAGTTGCCGCCGCCCGTTATAGTTGATGAATACTTCCTTTGGTAAGGCTTCTCCTTCTATCGCTACTTTCAGCACAAAGTCTTCACCCCGGAAGGTTTGTAATTCCTTATTCTGTACTTCGAAAGTAAACGGTGCTACCGGCGCGTAAGCTGTTTTATAGTTGATGATACGTTCGGTGCCCTGTACAAAAATAGCTGGATATACCAAGGCAATGAGCAATGCAATCACGGCTGGTAAAGCCACATATTTCAGAATCGGCTTATTCTCTTTGTAGGTAACAGCATCTTTAAAACTGAACTGCAGTAACTGGCCGGAACGCTGGTTAATACTGGCCGCTATCAGCTCGTTTGTTCTATCCAGGTTATTTAATTGAATGGCATTGAGTAACTTATCTTTTATTTCAGGATAATAGTTACCCACTTTTAGAGCGGCCTGTTCATCGGATAGGATCTTGCTCAGGTTAGCCAAGGCTGCAACGGGCATCGCGATCCAGCGAACAAAAACGTAGATGATGATGCCTATAAAGGAGAAGAGAAGAATAGCCCGGACTGCCTGCGGGAAATAAAAGACGTACTCGAGTAAACTATAGATGATGTAAATGGAAAGCAACATGCCGATAGCAAACAAGCTACCCCGCAGCAACAGGTTCAGGTAGAATTTCTTCTTGAACTCCTGCAGCTGATGCATCAGTTGGGTAAGTGCATCCTGTTGTTTCATAGGTGTTTGTTACTATAACGCTAACCGATAAGAGCGGTTACAGCTATACATAAAGCAAGAGCACCTAATTACCTGTATATGAAACTATAAAGTATAAAATTAGGTGCTCTCAAGTATAACTATAAAATTCGAACTTTTCGTATGTCTTCTCTACTCTATTTCCAGCAGCACAGGGCAATGGTCAGAGTGCCTGGCTTCGGTAAGTATAGCAGCCCGTTTTAATCTGTCACGCAGGTTTTCTGTCGCCATGTTGTAATCAATACGCCAGCCAAGATTTTTGTTTCGCGCTCCGGCACGGTAACTCCACCAGGTATAGTTGTGGGGCTCTTTATTAAAGTGTCTGAATGAATCTACAAAGCCGCTATCTATAAACTTTCCTAACCAACTGCGTTCTTCCGGTAAAAAACCAGAGCTCTTTGCATTCGATTTCGGGTTATGGATGTCTATTGGTTGGTGGCAGATATTATAATCGCCGCTAACTATAAGGCCGGGCAGTGTTTGTTTCATATCTCCCATGTACCCATAGAAATCATCCATCCACTGAAACTTAAAGCCCTGGCGCTCCTCGCCGCTTGAGCCAGAAGGCATGTATACGCTCATTACCGAATAATCGTCGTAGTCGGCACGAATAACACGGCCTTCAAAATCATAGCAATCCATGCCACACCCGATCTCGACGTGGTTTGGTTTTGATTTTGAAAGTATAGCCACGCCACTATAGCCTTTTTTAACAGCCGGATGCAGGTATACGTTATAGCCCAGGTCTTCGAAAATGGCACGGTCAAACTTCGACTCGTCGGCCTTTATCTCCTGCAGGCAAAGCACGTCGGGGTTTGCAGCTTTTACCCAATCCTGGAAGCCTTTGCTGATAGCAGCACGAATGCCGTTAACGTTATAAGTAATGATCTTCATTTTATTCTTTGACTATGTAACAAAGGACTTTATAACAAAAGACTTTCAGAACTATAGCCCTTTGTCTTTCATCAGGAAATTCCTTTGTCTAAAATTTATAGTTGATCTGCCTGCGTAAAATATTCCAGGATGTGCCACTTCAGCATTTTTTCCTGCTCTTTCAGGTTAGCGAACGGTAAGGCTTTAACTGCGCGGTAATGAGGCCAGCCGTCTTCATCTACCTTTTCCAGTTCGTAGTAACCCGAGAGGCTGAATACTTTACAGGTCGCTATGTGCATCAAATCCTGCTTTTCTTCTTTGGTAAACTCTGTAATTCCCTTGCCGAGTTCCTGAATTCCAATCAGGAAAAGGATGGCGTTCAGGTCGGGCTTCTTACCGAATTGCTTCATCATAAAAGCCCGAAGCTGTGTCCATCTATGTTCTAGGTTATCTGATTCTTCTATCATAAGTTAAATTGTTGCATAGCTAAATTGTTGAATACTTTACTAGATAACAATTTAACCATGTAACCTTTAAGCGATTAAGATTTCTGCGCTTTCAGTTCTTCCCAGTACTCCACAGCTCTCCGGAAATGCGGGATCACGATGGAGCCACCCACCAGGTTGGCGATCGAGAATATTTCAAATACTTCTTCGTCGGTTACGCCTTCTTCAAAGCTTTTGCCCAGGTGATATTTGATGCAATCGTCGCAGCGCAAAACCATGGAGGCAACCAGGCCCAGCATTTCTTTGGTTTTTACATCAAGTGCTCCTTCTGCGTATGTGTTTGTGTCTAGGTTAAAGAAGCGCTTGATCACTTTATTGTCGTAAGACATGATGCGCTCGTTCATGCGCGTACGGTATTCGTTGAATTCTTCTACTTGGCTCATTGTTGTAAATTGATTAGCTGAAATAGCTTAACTATAGTTATAA
This genomic interval carries:
- a CDS encoding class I SAM-dependent methyltransferase, with protein sequence MSYERLEQCPICGKEEFKNFLVVTDNSVSKESFVIVECENCTFKFTNPRPDIESIGSYYESEEYISHSNTKTGIINRAYHVVRSITTKQKVELINRYAPAKGSLLDYGCGTGVFLTACKKDGWKVQGVEPNEKARELAAESARTTIATDLSDVTDEKFNVITLWHVLEHIHTLNETISQLISHLTEDGVLIVAVPNADSHDAKQYKENWAAYDVPRHLYHFTQPTMKRFLKKHKMQLEEVLPMKFDAYYVSMLSEKHKEGKTKMISSVLNGYKSNSYAEKNGNDYSSLIFVAKRK
- the mnmG gene encoding tRNA uridine-5-carboxymethylaminomethyl(34) synthesis enzyme MnmG produces the protein MFPEYDIIVVGAGHAGCEAAAAAAKMGSKVLLATMNMNTIAQMSCNPAMGGVAKGQIVREVDALGGMSGIITDQTMIQFRMLNKSKGPAMWSPRAQSDRMRFAETWRLTLEQTENVDFWQEMVTAIEVEQGRAVGVRTSLGITIRSKAVVLTNGTFLNGIIHIGERQLGGGRAAEKSAKGLTEQLVELGFEAGRMKTGTPPRVDGRSLDYSRMEEQFGDENPSKFSYTETTPLAQQRSCYITYTNTEVHEILKTGFEKSPMFQGRIQGLGPRYCPSIEDKINRFADRDRHQIFVEPEGWSTVEVYVNGFSSSLPEDVQLKALRKIVGFENAKMFRPGYAIEYDFFPPTQLNLTLETKLVENLYFAGQINGTTGYEEAACQGLMAGINAHNKINEKAPFVLKRSEAYIGVLIDDLVNKGTEEPYRMFTSRAEHRILLRQDNADIRLTKLGYALGLADESRLKAVEKKIEETAEIIAYLNNKPLEPGDINSMLAEIGSAQIVEKQRAGQLIKRPNIEIQHIAAAVPSVREYLSKFKPDSVEQAEIAVKYESYIEKEYTMAAKMGELENYIIKDRINYRNIPALSAEAKEKLLKVQPETIGQASRISGVSPADISVLMVYLGK
- the ybeY gene encoding rRNA maturation RNase YbeY, with protein sequence MDHPIEFYSEDVEFSLSNPEQVADWIATIIEQHDFELAGLTYIFCSDDYLHQINVEYLDHDTLTDIITFDNADEEGIVESDIFVSIDRVKDNAQTLGIPFEDELHRVLIHGVLHLLGYDDKTEEQEALMRKQEDSCLSLRKF
- a CDS encoding ATP-binding protein — protein: MNQVKIQIPSLIENIRVIESFIDNSKEEFEFEDDIYGNIMVAVTESVNNAIRHGNKFDKDKNVYLTLMVEQNQLLFEVEDEGPGFDYQNLPDPTAPENLENPGGRGIFLMRNLCDEVNFLDNGKKVQLKFNIEMHQNGSSN
- a CDS encoding DUF4175 family protein, producing the protein MKQQDALTQLMHQLQEFKKKFYLNLLLRGSLFAIGMLLSIYIIYSLLEYVFYFPQAVRAILLFSFIGIIIYVFVRWIAMPVAALANLSKILSDEQAALKVGNYYPEIKDKLLNAIQLNNLDRTNELIAASINQRSGQLLQFSFKDAVTYKENKPILKYVALPAVIALLIALVYPAIFVQGTERIINYKTAYAPVAPFTFEVQNKELQTFRGEDFVLKVAIEGEALPKEVFINYNGRRQLLQKSADGNYSYTFKQPLKSIDFELEGSGFMSDTYTLETLSRPNLKDFELQVQYPAYLNRKPELIQNTGNATVPEGSTLTWNFKASETETIDISFDNPAQQLKAERADNNFTASKKISESQNYSIQLKNKYSANKEDIKYQITAIADKHPQITLEQFQDTALYTYLVLGGDVADDYGLSRLAIHYRISKQDNPKAGYKTIALPLAPRQVSQAYYYQWNTAVLNIQPGDKLEYFVQVWDNDGMHGPKNARTRTFELKVPSKRELEKELNSNAQSVGSQISKTLEKANKLQDELAKSEEKLKTKRDLNWQDKKQLEDLVEKKKQLEQDLAAMKEMFNELNKKQNMLSEQDKQLAEKAQELQKLMNDLLDPETKKLYEELEKLLQEKQANDPELQKLLSKLDNREKNLERELERALELFKQLQFEQKLDNITEKLEDMAKEQENLADKTEQKQEGNEQLQQQQKELQEQFEEVKKQMDELKELNEKLENPNSMDEQQQEKGEQQIEQSMEQSQQQLQKQQNKKASESQQKAGKQMKQMAQQMDQMMNSMSMAGMEQNLDNLRDILENLIKLSFDQEALMKSFRSVNQSDPRFIALSQEQLNLRDNAKVIEDSLFSLAKKVFQIQSFVTREVAAMNQSMDNSMQELRDRNVSKATAQQQLAMTSMNNLALMLNDALKQMQQAMQNMQGGMAGKQKGNQKKPGGLGEMQDALNKKIEDLKKGGKSGKALSEELAKLAAEQEAIRNALREMEKQGTKPGEKGKQGEPGNISRMMEQSETDLVNKRLTEQTIMRQREILTRLLEAERSMKERELDNKREAKTAQDIARKLPPSFEKYLKAKEKQTELLKTIPPALSPYYKQKVNEYFQNSKF
- a CDS encoding exodeoxyribonuclease III, with the protein product MKIITYNVNGIRAAISKGFQDWVKAANPDVLCLQEIKADESKFDRAIFEDLGYNVYLHPAVKKGYSGVAILSKSKPNHVEIGCGMDCYDFEGRVIRADYDDYSVMSVYMPSGSSGEERQGFKFQWMDDFYGYMGDMKQTLPGLIVSGDYNICHQPIDIHNPKSNAKSSGFLPEERSWLGKFIDSGFVDSFRHFNKEPHNYTWWSYRAGARNKNLGWRIDYNMATENLRDRLKRAAILTEARHSDHCPVLLEIE
- a CDS encoding carboxymuconolactone decarboxylase family protein; its protein translation is MSQVEEFNEYRTRMNERIMSYDNKVIKRFFNLDTNTYAEGALDVKTKEMLGLVASMVLRCDDCIKYHLGKSFEEGVTDEEVFEIFSIANLVGGSIVIPHFRRAVEYWEELKAQKS